A stretch of Corynebacterium timonense DNA encodes these proteins:
- a CDS encoding acyl-CoA thioesterase has product MSDTAASANLTDEVTIPVRWNDVDRFGHINNITYIEYTQEARIAFSQKNFGAGRGLPVFVRHIEADYLRPVMPDTTEVRVRTEVVSVGNTSFTTRQDIIDRHGSVCCSVTSVLVVVDTATATPRAITQRELGILTRSGGGDTE; this is encoded by the coding sequence ATGAGCGATACCGCCGCTTCGGCGAACCTGACCGACGAAGTCACCATCCCGGTGCGCTGGAACGACGTCGACAGGTTCGGCCATATCAATAACATCACCTACATCGAGTACACGCAGGAAGCGCGCATCGCCTTCAGCCAGAAGAACTTCGGCGCCGGCCGGGGCCTGCCCGTGTTCGTGCGCCACATCGAGGCCGACTACCTGCGCCCAGTCATGCCCGACACCACCGAGGTGAGGGTGCGCACCGAGGTCGTCTCGGTGGGCAACACCTCCTTCACCACCCGCCAGGACATCATTGACCGCCACGGCAGCGTCTGCTGCAGCGTGACCAGTGTCCTCGTCGTGGTGGACACGGCGACGGCCACGCCGCGCGCGATCACGCAGCGCGAGCTGGGCATCCTCACTCGCTCCGGGGGTGGGGACACCGAGTGA
- a CDS encoding D-arabinono-1,4-lactone oxidase encodes MSRTRATFTNWSGSVSATPTAFHRPATIAEVAELVRSLPAGQSIRPVGGGHSFTPCAAGEQNMVSLDKLSGLVSVDRATKRVRFLAGTRLRSVPRLLAPFGLALANQGDIDVQSIAGVISTSTHGTGVEWPGFAGTVTALSLIDANGDLQEYSLDADPDALRLVTVSLGALGIVVEVEMQCVDAFDLHAVEGTADLDELLDSWEERARETDHVEAFWFPHTDRAMVKKNTRLEPDRTQKGRGRVTRFVEEELVGNAAFAASLFIARVAPRTTPVLNGIAVGAMGASSYRSPAHEVFATPRRVRFHEMEYAVALEAGPDVVREIREEIDRRDWRIPFPLELRSTAADDVALSTSTGRESMYIAFHVPKAMNPADYFPALEPIFRAAGGRPHWGKMHTLGREDFTELYPRFDEFCALREAMDPQRRFGSPYLHRLFG; translated from the coding sequence ATGAGCCGCACGCGCGCTACTTTCACCAACTGGTCGGGCTCCGTGTCCGCGACCCCCACCGCGTTCCACCGCCCCGCCACCATCGCGGAGGTCGCTGAGCTGGTGCGTTCCCTCCCCGCGGGGCAGAGTATCCGCCCCGTCGGCGGGGGCCACTCCTTCACCCCCTGCGCTGCCGGCGAGCAGAACATGGTCAGCCTGGACAAGCTCTCGGGCCTGGTCAGCGTCGATCGCGCCACGAAGCGCGTGCGCTTCCTCGCGGGCACGCGCCTACGCAGCGTCCCCCGCTTGCTCGCGCCCTTCGGCTTGGCGCTGGCCAACCAGGGCGACATCGATGTGCAGTCGATCGCGGGCGTGATCTCCACGTCCACCCATGGCACGGGCGTCGAGTGGCCGGGCTTCGCCGGGACCGTCACCGCTCTTTCGCTTATCGACGCCAACGGCGACCTCCAGGAGTACTCCCTCGACGCCGACCCCGACGCGCTGCGCCTGGTGACGGTCTCCCTCGGCGCCCTGGGCATCGTCGTCGAGGTAGAGATGCAGTGCGTCGACGCCTTCGACCTCCACGCCGTGGAGGGCACCGCCGACCTCGACGAGCTGCTGGATTCGTGGGAGGAGCGCGCCCGGGAGACCGACCACGTCGAGGCGTTCTGGTTCCCTCACACCGACCGCGCGATGGTGAAGAAGAACACCCGCCTCGAGCCGGACCGGACGCAGAAGGGCCGCGGCCGCGTCACCCGCTTCGTCGAGGAGGAGCTCGTGGGCAACGCCGCGTTCGCCGCGTCGCTGTTCATCGCGCGGGTGGCCCCGCGCACCACGCCTGTCCTCAACGGCATCGCCGTCGGCGCGATGGGCGCGTCGAGCTACCGCTCCCCTGCCCACGAGGTCTTTGCCACTCCGCGGCGGGTGCGCTTCCACGAGATGGAGTATGCCGTTGCGCTCGAGGCGGGCCCCGACGTTGTGCGCGAGATCCGCGAGGAGATCGACCGCCGCGACTGGCGCATCCCCTTCCCCCTTGAGCTGCGCTCGACGGCCGCCGACGACGTCGCCTTATCAACATCCACCGGGCGCGAGTCCATGTACATCGCGTTCCACGTGCCCAAGGCAATGAACCCGGCAGACTACTTCCCCGCCCTCGAGCCGATCTTCCGCGCGGCGGGTGGCCGGCCGCACTGGGGCAAGATGCACACGCTGGGCCGGGAGGACTTTACCGAGCTCTACCCGCGCTTCGACGAGTTCTGCGCCCTGCGCGAGGCGATGGACCCGCAACGTCGCTTCGGCTCGCCCTACCTGCACCGCCTGTTTGGTTAG
- a CDS encoding alanine racemase, whose product MSTARTTPSNVLVQTIPRLIAAGELTAPCGVLDVAAFDHNARRMRARTLGLPIRVASKSLRSTDALRRALGHEGYRGVLSYSAPEAILLVGEGFSDILVAYPSVNTPAIARIAGDERLRTEITLMVDSTDHLDLIGSVADASAPVRVAIDIDCSLHLPGAVIGSRRSPIRTPEQTRALALEIARRPQLRLVGVMGYEGQVASVADGESGVVGAAKRLIRRRSMKQLTPRRSECVAAAREVADLEFVNGGGTGSLDVSARDDSLTELAAGSGFYTPVIFDQFTDIDHVPAAFFVCQVSRVPAPGWATVNSGGWIASGPPAPDRVPSPVYPPGLSYSPMEGAGEVQTPLKLPSGAPQLKVEDLVWFRHAKAGEMTEHVDSLVAVHADGSHERWDTYRGKGWTLR is encoded by the coding sequence ATGTCTACTGCTCGGACGACCCCATCCAACGTTCTTGTGCAAACGATCCCGCGGCTCATCGCCGCGGGGGAGCTCACCGCACCGTGCGGAGTGCTTGACGTCGCTGCCTTCGATCACAACGCGCGCCGGATGAGGGCGCGCACTCTGGGGCTGCCCATTCGTGTGGCGTCGAAATCGCTGCGGAGCACGGACGCGCTGCGGCGTGCGCTGGGCCACGAGGGCTACCGGGGCGTTTTGTCGTACAGCGCCCCGGAGGCGATCTTGCTGGTCGGCGAGGGTTTCAGTGACATCCTCGTCGCGTACCCGAGCGTGAACACACCCGCCATCGCCCGGATCGCTGGCGATGAACGCCTGCGCACCGAGATCACGCTCATGGTCGATTCGACCGACCACCTCGACCTGATCGGTTCTGTCGCGGACGCGTCCGCCCCGGTGCGCGTCGCCATCGACATCGATTGCTCGCTGCACCTGCCCGGCGCGGTGATCGGGTCGCGCCGCTCCCCGATCCGCACGCCGGAGCAGACCCGCGCGCTGGCGCTCGAGATCGCCCGGCGCCCGCAGCTCAGGCTCGTGGGCGTGATGGGGTACGAGGGGCAGGTCGCCTCCGTCGCCGACGGCGAATCCGGCGTCGTGGGCGCGGCGAAGCGCCTCATCCGACGGCGTTCGATGAAGCAGCTCACGCCGCGTCGCTCGGAGTGCGTGGCCGCGGCCCGTGAGGTCGCGGACCTGGAGTTCGTCAACGGCGGCGGCACCGGGTCCCTCGACGTCAGCGCCCGCGACGACTCGCTCACGGAGCTCGCCGCCGGCTCCGGCTTCTACACCCCCGTCATTTTTGACCAGTTTACGGACATCGACCACGTCCCCGCCGCGTTTTTCGTCTGCCAGGTGTCGCGCGTCCCGGCGCCGGGCTGGGCGACGGTGAACTCGGGCGGCTGGATCGCCTCCGGCCCGCCCGCCCCTGACCGCGTGCCCTCCCCCGTCTACCCGCCTGGGCTGAGCTATTCCCCGATGGAGGGCGCCGGCGAGGTGCAGACCCCGCTGAAGCTGCCGTCGGGCGCGCCGCAACTGAAGGTCGAGGACCTCGTCTGGTTCCGCCACGCGAAGGCCGGGGAGATGACTGAACACGTCGACAGCCTCGTCGCGGTCCACGCTGACGGCTCGCACGAGCGCTGGGACACCTACCGAGGAAAAGGATGGACACTGCGATGA
- a CDS encoding globin, translated as MTEPTLYDQLGEDFFRRLVHGFYEQVRTDDLIGPMYPDDDWDGAEDRLRWFLVQYWGGPHTFQDRRGRPMLRKRHFPFAIGMAEAERWLELMSRSLDQFDESELSPAQRGQLWNHMQRVAYMMINTQ; from the coding sequence ATGACCGAGCCCACCCTCTACGACCAGCTCGGCGAGGACTTCTTCCGCCGCCTCGTCCACGGGTTCTACGAACAGGTCAGAACCGACGACCTGATCGGGCCCATGTACCCGGACGACGACTGGGACGGTGCCGAAGACCGCCTGCGCTGGTTCCTCGTGCAGTACTGGGGCGGCCCGCACACCTTCCAGGACCGGCGCGGGCGCCCCATGCTGCGCAAACGGCACTTCCCTTTCGCCATCGGGATGGCCGAGGCGGAGCGCTGGCTTGAACTCATGAGCCGGTCGCTCGACCAGTTCGACGAGTCCGAGCTCTCCCCGGCGCAGCGCGGGCAGCTGTGGAACCACATGCAGCGCGTGGCGTACATGATGATCAACACGCAGTAG
- the pepN gene encoding aminopeptidase N, whose translation MKTNLKRTDARERASLISNVHYAIEVDVTGSETFASRTTVTFTSKKGRTFFDLVADSFDATLDGEALADRTLDLAEGEHELVVNATVTYSRTGEGLHRFVDPADNKEYLYTQFEPAMAMKVYACFDQPDIKATYSVSVTAPENYVVVLNEKATREGTTWSCEIDYPLSTYLIAICAGEYEHVTDVYEDDEKRIELGLYARASLIEHLDAERLFRQTKEGFAYYHSNFGLPYPFGKYDQIFCPEYNMGAMENAGAVTFRDEYVFTSEPTPHRIERRNDTILHEMAHMWFGDLVTMQWWDDLWLNESFATWSAAIAQTEIGEYANAWVTFAAVEKAWAYSQDQLPSTHPIAADAPDIETAEQNFDGITYAKGASVLKQLQAYVGRDEFFAGVREHFRNHAFANATFDDLLSALETSSGRDLSSWSEQWLRTTGVSRLYPEITPDSFTVVQDSAVLRTHRVGIGLYSLIDGTLTRTHSVEVDIDGERTDIPELAGVDHDLALVNDQDLTYCLMGLTPEHQRFVLDNLGAIEDPLARTLCWSSIWESVRSGELPAREFVRLVARFGSVEDQPSVQERLLSQATLAVKQYVDPAWQAEGMALLNEAFRGTAPAVIFDRALARLTPDEKTTAYLRQLVKDTDNKEVRWLALTSLIASGAEELAAADAVEDTSAEAALYRLRARASVDKQWAWDEVVGGERSNLEARHLMDGLTFTDAGLREFTGQYFAVAEELWDKLTNEMAQRTLEGLYPTWDVQQSALDQADALLARNIPSGLRRIVSEGQDRVSRALRNRGVDAAAETA comes from the coding sequence ATGAAGACGAATTTAAAGCGCACTGACGCGCGTGAACGCGCGAGCCTCATCAGCAACGTCCACTACGCCATCGAGGTGGACGTCACCGGGTCCGAGACCTTTGCCTCCCGCACCACGGTGACCTTCACATCGAAGAAGGGGCGCACCTTCTTTGACCTCGTCGCCGACAGCTTCGACGCCACCCTCGACGGCGAGGCGCTGGCGGACCGCACCTTGGACCTCGCCGAAGGCGAGCACGAGCTGGTGGTCAACGCGACGGTGACCTACAGCCGCACGGGCGAGGGCCTGCACCGCTTCGTCGACCCTGCGGACAACAAGGAGTACCTGTACACCCAGTTCGAGCCTGCGATGGCGATGAAGGTGTACGCCTGCTTCGACCAGCCGGACATCAAGGCCACGTACTCGGTGTCGGTCACGGCGCCGGAGAACTACGTGGTGGTGCTCAACGAGAAGGCCACCCGCGAGGGCACCACGTGGTCGTGCGAGATTGACTACCCCCTGTCGACGTACCTCATCGCCATCTGCGCCGGAGAGTACGAGCACGTCACCGACGTCTATGAGGACGACGAGAAGCGCATCGAGCTGGGCCTGTACGCCCGCGCCTCGCTCATCGAGCACCTCGACGCCGAGCGCCTGTTCCGCCAGACGAAGGAGGGCTTCGCCTACTACCACTCCAACTTCGGCCTGCCCTACCCCTTTGGCAAGTACGACCAGATCTTCTGCCCCGAGTACAACATGGGCGCGATGGAAAACGCCGGTGCGGTGACCTTCCGCGACGAGTACGTGTTCACGTCCGAGCCCACCCCGCACCGCATCGAGCGCCGCAACGACACCATCCTGCACGAGATGGCCCACATGTGGTTCGGCGACCTGGTGACCATGCAGTGGTGGGACGACCTGTGGCTCAACGAGTCCTTCGCCACCTGGTCCGCCGCGATCGCGCAGACCGAAATCGGCGAGTACGCCAACGCGTGGGTCACCTTCGCGGCCGTAGAGAAGGCATGGGCATACTCCCAGGACCAGCTGCCCTCGACGCACCCCATCGCGGCCGACGCGCCGGACATCGAGACGGCGGAGCAGAACTTCGACGGCATCACCTACGCCAAGGGCGCCTCCGTGCTCAAGCAGCTGCAGGCCTACGTGGGCCGCGACGAGTTCTTCGCAGGGGTGCGCGAGCACTTCCGCAACCACGCCTTCGCCAACGCGACGTTCGACGACCTGCTCTCCGCCCTGGAGACGTCCTCGGGCCGCGACCTGTCCAGCTGGTCCGAGCAGTGGCTGCGCACCACGGGAGTCTCGCGCCTCTACCCGGAGATCACCCCCGACAGCTTCACTGTGGTCCAGGACTCCGCGGTCCTGCGCACGCACCGCGTGGGCATCGGGCTTTACTCGCTTATCGACGGCACCCTCACGCGCACCCACTCCGTCGAGGTCGACATCGACGGCGAGCGCACCGACATCCCCGAACTCGCCGGTGTCGACCACGACCTGGCCCTCGTCAACGACCAGGACCTTACCTACTGCCTCATGGGGCTCACGCCCGAGCACCAGCGCTTCGTGCTGGACAACCTCGGCGCGATCGAGGACCCCCTGGCCCGCACCCTGTGCTGGTCCAGCATCTGGGAGTCCGTGCGCTCCGGCGAGCTGCCCGCCCGCGAGTTCGTGCGCCTCGTCGCCCGCTTCGGCTCCGTCGAGGACCAGCCGTCCGTGCAGGAGCGCCTGCTGTCCCAGGCCACGCTGGCGGTCAAGCAGTACGTCGACCCCGCCTGGCAGGCCGAGGGCATGGCGCTGCTCAACGAGGCCTTCCGCGGCACCGCCCCCGCCGTCATCTTCGACCGCGCGCTCGCCCGCCTCACCCCGGACGAAAAAACCACCGCCTACCTGCGCCAGCTGGTGAAGGACACCGACAACAAGGAGGTGCGCTGGCTCGCACTGACCAGCCTCATCGCCTCGGGCGCGGAGGAGCTTGCCGCCGCCGACGCTGTCGAGGACACCTCCGCCGAGGCGGCGTTGTACCGGCTGCGCGCGCGGGCGAGCGTCGATAAGCAATGGGCGTGGGACGAAGTCGTGGGCGGCGAGCGCTCCAACCTCGAGGCGCGCCACCTCATGGACGGGCTCACCTTCACGGACGCCGGGTTGCGTGAGTTCACCGGGCAGTACTTCGCCGTGGCCGAGGAGCTGTGGGACAAGCTCACCAACGAGATGGCGCAGCGCACGCTCGAGGGCCTCTACCCCACGTGGGACGTCCAACAATCCGCCCTCGACCAGGCGGACGCCCTGCTCGCGCGCAACATCCCCAGCGGCCTGCGGCGTATCGTCTCCGAAGGCCAGGACCGCGTGTCGCGTGCCCTGCGCAACCGGGGCGTCGACGCCGCCGCGGAGACGGCATGA
- a CDS encoding DsbA family protein yields MSEKVTFWFDAACPFCWQTSRWIKEVEKVRDIEVEWVPMSLSVLNEGADVPEDYAEAMEANWGPARVFAKVKQEKPEAVDNLYTIMGTAIHPGHNGARKGYGAYDDIIAASLEEAGLPATYAEVANSEEADDLLRGYHATAMDAVGDDVGTPVLKLGDTAFFGPVITRVLTGEEAGKLFDASVGVASYPYFFELKRSRTEAPQV; encoded by the coding sequence ATGAGTGAAAAAGTTACTTTTTGGTTTGATGCTGCATGCCCCTTCTGCTGGCAGACGTCCCGGTGGATTAAAGAGGTAGAGAAGGTCCGTGACATCGAGGTCGAGTGGGTCCCCATGTCCCTGTCCGTCCTCAACGAGGGCGCTGACGTCCCAGAGGACTACGCCGAGGCGATGGAGGCCAACTGGGGCCCCGCCCGCGTGTTTGCCAAGGTGAAGCAGGAAAAGCCCGAGGCCGTGGACAACCTCTACACCATCATGGGCACCGCCATTCACCCTGGCCACAACGGCGCGCGCAAGGGCTACGGCGCGTACGACGACATCATCGCGGCGAGCCTCGAGGAGGCCGGCCTGCCGGCCACCTACGCTGAAGTGGCCAACAGCGAAGAGGCCGACGACCTGCTGCGCGGCTACCACGCCACGGCGATGGACGCGGTGGGCGACGACGTGGGCACCCCGGTGCTCAAGCTCGGTGACACCGCATTCTTCGGCCCCGTCATCACGCGCGTGCTCACCGGCGAGGAGGCAGGCAAGCTTTTCGACGCCTCCGTGGGCGTCGCCAGCTACCCCTACTTCTTCGAGCTGAAGCGCTCCCGCACCGAAGCCCCGCAGGTCTAG
- a CDS encoding ribose-5-phosphate isomerase — MRIYLGADHAGFERKNQIADHLKAQGHEVIDCGAFEYDAADDYPAFCIAAAERTVADPGSLGIVLGGSGNGEQIAANKVTGARCALAWSEETARLAREHNNAQLIGIGGRMHTEEEALRIVDAFVAQPWSEEERHQRRIDILSRYEDTGVAPEVPGA; from the coding sequence ATGCGTATTTACCTTGGAGCAGACCACGCCGGATTCGAGCGGAAAAACCAGATCGCTGACCACCTGAAGGCCCAGGGCCACGAGGTCATCGACTGCGGCGCCTTTGAGTACGACGCCGCCGACGACTATCCGGCGTTTTGCATCGCCGCGGCGGAGCGCACCGTCGCCGACCCGGGCTCGCTCGGCATCGTGCTGGGCGGATCCGGCAACGGCGAGCAGATCGCGGCGAACAAGGTCACCGGCGCTCGTTGCGCGCTGGCGTGGTCGGAAGAGACCGCGCGCCTGGCCCGCGAGCACAACAACGCCCAGCTCATCGGCATCGGCGGGCGCATGCACACCGAGGAGGAGGCGCTGCGCATCGTCGACGCCTTCGTGGCACAGCCGTGGAGCGAGGAGGAGCGCCACCAGCGCCGCATTGACATCCTGTCGCGCTACGAGGACACCGGCGTCGCGCCGGAGGTCCCCGGAGCCTAG
- a CDS encoding glycosyltransferase — MAEGVGGVWPRVSVIIPHYNNHAMLARVVAAVRAQDYEGEVEIIVADDGSRTPPEIAGVTVLVQEDRGFRAAAARNLGASAATGEVVAFVDGDTLPEPGYLRAVVPHIRRNSRAVVVGSRLTGPERTEPEWLAQAWERTGHLSRADSTSWRFIISAALTCSADFFRLLGGFDASMVGYGGEDWEFGWRAWNAGAEFVHEPAAVAVHPEPDFGERGGDVEAAKNAETVALAHRITHPIARPAGVTFASADVAVVVPDAAGAGVVEAVIASWLRIDAHVYAASVPPLFSADRRVSVGAPRGERMCVELRQPWALASPETFYARATDSHLVCADGTRVLTARARALSAPAARTSGEQLGLSLLDAPQRLERLFADW; from the coding sequence GTGGCAGAGGGAGTGGGCGGCGTGTGGCCTCGTGTGAGCGTGATCATCCCGCACTACAACAACCACGCGATGCTCGCGCGGGTTGTCGCCGCGGTGCGCGCCCAGGACTACGAGGGCGAAGTGGAAATCATCGTCGCCGACGACGGCTCCCGGACGCCGCCCGAGATCGCGGGCGTCACCGTGCTTGTGCAGGAGGACCGGGGTTTCCGCGCCGCCGCGGCCCGCAACCTCGGGGCGAGCGCGGCGACGGGCGAGGTCGTCGCCTTTGTCGACGGCGACACCCTGCCCGAGCCGGGCTACCTGCGGGCGGTGGTGCCGCATATCCGGCGCAACAGCCGCGCCGTTGTGGTCGGCAGCCGTCTTACGGGCCCGGAGCGCACAGAGCCAGAGTGGCTTGCCCAGGCCTGGGAGCGCACCGGGCACCTCTCCCGCGCGGACTCGACGTCGTGGCGCTTCATCATCTCTGCGGCGCTGACCTGCTCGGCGGATTTCTTTCGCCTGCTCGGCGGCTTCGACGCCAGCATGGTCGGCTACGGCGGGGAGGACTGGGAGTTCGGGTGGCGGGCGTGGAACGCGGGCGCGGAGTTCGTCCACGAGCCCGCGGCCGTCGCGGTGCACCCAGAACCGGACTTCGGCGAGCGCGGCGGCGACGTGGAAGCGGCCAAAAACGCTGAGACAGTGGCCCTCGCTCACCGCATCACGCACCCGATCGCCCGCCCCGCCGGCGTCACGTTTGCCTCCGCCGACGTCGCCGTCGTCGTGCCCGACGCCGCGGGCGCGGGGGTCGTGGAGGCCGTTATCGCCTCGTGGCTGCGCATCGACGCCCACGTGTACGCCGCGTCGGTCCCCCCGCTTTTCAGCGCCGACCGTCGCGTCAGCGTCGGCGCTCCCCGCGGGGAGCGCATGTGCGTCGAGCTGCGCCAGCCGTGGGCGCTGGCCTCTCCGGAGACGTTCTACGCCCGCGCGACCGACAGCCACCTCGTCTGTGCCGACGGCACCCGCGTGCTCACGGCGCGGGCGAGGGCCCTCTCCGCGCCCGCCGCGCGCACCAGCGGAGAGCAGCTGGGGCTATCGCTTCTCGACGCCCCCCAGCGCCTCGAGCGGCTTTTCGCCGACTGGTAG
- a CDS encoding glycosyltransferase family 1 protein yields MKHLIVGPPEHGVTSYALSLARAVGAETCSVGDLPEGPVHVTFTDHLFGPTPNAAADALLECLAGRDFSLSLHDIPQPEEGAARFARRAPAYRRLAAAATLAAVNSEHEARFFDTPDTPVSVIRLPIPTVRSPFDPEPGTVGILGYLYPGKGHEDLVAALSGTGYRLRFLGSVSSGHEAWARELELHAEITGWLSEADLAREMGRTQVPVCAHRHFSASGSLMTWLGAGRTVLASDTAYTREIDRWLPGRITLVPDGAWREAIDGFEPRVVEPPRYGWAEVAAAWQREWAACGLV; encoded by the coding sequence ATGAAGCACCTCATCGTCGGGCCGCCCGAGCACGGGGTGACCTCCTACGCGCTCTCCCTCGCCCGCGCTGTGGGTGCCGAGACGTGCTCGGTCGGGGACCTGCCGGAGGGCCCCGTCCACGTCACCTTCACCGACCACCTCTTCGGCCCGACCCCTAACGCCGCCGCCGACGCGCTGCTCGAGTGCCTCGCCGGCCGCGACTTTTCGCTCAGCTTGCACGACATCCCCCAGCCCGAGGAAGGCGCGGCTCGCTTCGCGCGGCGTGCGCCCGCGTATCGACGCCTCGCGGCCGCCGCCACCCTCGCCGCCGTCAACTCGGAGCACGAGGCGCGCTTCTTTGACACCCCGGACACCCCCGTCTCCGTGATCCGCCTGCCCATCCCCACGGTCCGCTCGCCCTTCGACCCCGAGCCGGGGACCGTCGGCATCCTCGGCTACCTGTACCCGGGCAAGGGCCACGAAGACCTCGTCGCCGCGCTGAGCGGCACCGGCTACCGGCTGCGCTTCTTGGGCTCGGTCTCGAGCGGCCACGAGGCGTGGGCGCGGGAGCTGGAGCTCCACGCCGAGATCACCGGTTGGCTCAGCGAGGCAGACCTCGCCCGCGAGATGGGGCGCACTCAGGTGCCGGTGTGCGCCCACCGGCACTTTTCCGCCTCCGGGTCGCTGATGACGTGGCTGGGCGCCGGGCGCACCGTGCTTGCCAGCGACACCGCGTACACGCGCGAGATCGACCGGTGGCTGCCGGGGCGGATCACACTCGTGCCCGACGGCGCCTGGCGCGAGGCCATCGACGGGTTCGAGCCGCGCGTCGTGGAGCCGCCGCGCTACGGGTGGGCGGAGGTCGCGGCGGCGTGGCAGAGGGAGTGGGCGGCGTGTGGCCTCGTGTGA
- a CDS encoding WcbI family polysaccharide biosynthesis putative acetyltransferase, with amino-acid sequence MTTALPRLTVVGNCQAESMRKLLMSTGSFDSDRIPPVHELAASDMGWFTELLARTDVLVSQPIRDNYRGLPVGVSQMRSLLPRGARLVLVPVLRYDGLMPYQAIIRDPDDPSLNPPVVPYHDLRVLAAAARGLDAPVAAAPGPAALRLTAAMSIEQMRSREHRHGTVVVSSHLEAVPVWHTINHPDNATLVAAAEAVAAELGLREPVEAPSYEMLGGLDAPIDADAAAALGVTVAGRAEWDPLPADDIAQRQLEFYRARPRLVAHGLARHADRLSTLGLAV; translated from the coding sequence ATGACCACCGCCCTGCCCCGACTGACCGTCGTGGGCAACTGTCAGGCCGAGTCGATGCGCAAGCTGCTGATGTCCACCGGGAGCTTCGACTCCGACCGCATCCCGCCTGTGCACGAGCTCGCCGCCTCGGACATGGGCTGGTTCACCGAGCTTCTCGCGCGCACGGACGTCCTGGTCAGCCAGCCGATCCGCGACAACTACCGGGGCCTGCCCGTGGGTGTGAGTCAGATGCGCTCGCTCCTTCCGCGCGGCGCGCGCCTCGTGCTCGTGCCCGTGCTGCGCTACGACGGCCTCATGCCCTACCAGGCCATCATCCGCGACCCGGACGATCCCTCCCTGAACCCCCCGGTGGTGCCCTACCACGACCTGCGCGTCCTCGCCGCGGCGGCGCGGGGCCTCGATGCGCCCGTGGCCGCGGCCCCGGGGCCAGCCGCCCTGCGCCTGACCGCTGCGATGTCGATCGAGCAGATGCGCTCGCGCGAACACCGGCACGGCACGGTCGTCGTCTCCTCCCACCTCGAGGCCGTCCCGGTGTGGCACACCATCAACCACCCGGATAACGCCACGTTGGTCGCGGCCGCCGAGGCCGTCGCCGCCGAGCTCGGCCTTCGCGAGCCCGTCGAGGCTCCCAGTTACGAAATGCTCGGCGGCCTCGACGCGCCCATCGACGCCGACGCCGCCGCCGCGCTCGGGGTGACCGTGGCCGGGCGCGCGGAGTGGGACCCGTTGCCTGCGGACGACATCGCCCAGCGCCAGCTGGAGTTCTACCGCGCACGCCCCCGCCTCGTCGCGCACGGGCTCGCGCGCCACGCCGACCGGCTCTCCACCTTGGGGCTTGCCGTATGA
- a CDS encoding glycosyltransferase: protein MLSQDSTLRVLSIPAEHPYTRAVRPAGVAYLPDPDIDGHWWPHPALEARFWDTPVDADILHIHFGFEHRSPEQIAQLVRALPIPLVLTVHDLDNPHLTSAREHAEHRERLSILIDAAAAVITLTDCAAQQLREDYGAAAVRVIAHPRLVPASTRAAHGGGAGVFLKSLRANVVADPEFYRGIARRVPLTVYAHNVDGTRALRDALSGAPGITLVTHDRMDDATLHETIGRLDACLLPYTRGTHSGWLEMCRGLGTSVAAPAIGCYAAQADDPAAVETYPVADAEAAAAALEVLLRRGAVPYAGAPGGVAAAHAEVYREVLR, encoded by the coding sequence GTGCTTTCCCAGGACTCGACCTTGCGGGTGCTCTCTATCCCAGCAGAGCACCCCTACACGCGCGCGGTTCGCCCGGCCGGGGTGGCATACCTGCCGGACCCCGACATCGACGGCCACTGGTGGCCCCACCCGGCCCTCGAGGCGCGCTTCTGGGACACCCCCGTCGACGCCGACATCCTGCACATCCATTTCGGCTTCGAGCACCGCAGCCCGGAACAGATCGCCCAGCTCGTGCGCGCGCTGCCGATCCCGCTGGTCCTCACCGTCCACGACCTGGACAATCCGCACCTGACCTCCGCGCGCGAGCACGCCGAGCACCGCGAGCGCCTGAGCATTCTTATCGACGCCGCAGCTGCCGTCATCACCCTCACCGACTGCGCCGCCCAGCAGCTGCGCGAGGACTACGGCGCCGCCGCCGTGCGCGTGATCGCGCACCCGCGCCTCGTGCCCGCCTCGACCCGCGCGGCCCACGGCGGGGGAGCCGGAGTGTTTCTGAAATCCCTGCGCGCCAACGTCGTCGCGGACCCGGAGTTCTACCGCGGCATCGCGCGCCGCGTGCCGTTGACCGTCTACGCCCACAACGTCGACGGCACGCGCGCGCTTCGCGACGCCCTCTCCGGCGCCCCCGGCATCACCCTCGTCACCCACGACCGGATGGACGACGCGACCCTCCACGAGACCATCGGCCGCCTCGACGCCTGCCTGCTGCCCTACACGCGCGGGACCCATTCCGGCTGGCTGGAGATGTGCCGCGGCCTGGGCACGAGCGTCGCCGCGCCGGCGATCGGCTGCTACGCCGCGCAGGCGGACGACCCCGCGGCGGTGGAAACCTACCCGGTTGCGGACGCGGAGGCGGCGGCCGCGGCCCTCGAGGTGCTGCTCCGGCGCGGCGCGGTGCCCTACGCCGGTGCCCCAGGCGGGGTTGCCGCCGCCCACGCCGAGGTCTACCGCGAGGTGCTGCGATGA